A window from Citrus sinensis cultivar Valencia sweet orange chromosome 5, DVS_A1.0, whole genome shotgun sequence encodes these proteins:
- the LOC102613527 gene encoding embryogenesis-associated protein EMB8-like isoform X1, which produces MDRVIRTDASDSPYNLLFKSLSLIPLSHYFLFIFLIFIIFLYNFLEIHFLRDLVTGFRGDPVYLTYSASSKLYQSLAAKCHVLHGRYLPTPWLSSPHLQTAFLTFFGRAPDISYKRHLFQTPDGGTIALDWLTYSDVIQGSTHVNRGILNCEKNPIVVVIPGLTSDSAAAYIKHLAFKMAGHGWNVVVSNHRGLGGISLTSDCFYNGGWTEDLRRVIDYLHCQYPEVPLYAVGTSIGANILVKYLGENGVNTPLVGAAAICSPWDLLICDRFINRRLVQKCYDRVIAIGLRGFAQLHQSTVARLADWEGITKSRSIRDFDNHATRVLGKFETVDAYYRHSSSANFVRNVSVPLLCISTLDDPVCTREAIPWDECRANEKIILATTRHGGHLAFYEGITAKSLWWVRAVNVFLDALNTSPYVNRSTKVQESSSTAPIESSVDQGPYINVAEDGMVAAVGTMASEKVVEDTPSEPVTQIKKDEDTNLDTNSMTEETLPGIYGTQSSNQNVDDLIVPIRRRMDQLSRHSRISIWLLVCIAITTTWPLVGSALILFLRRKFKSFTPMALLRS; this is translated from the exons ATGGATCGCGTGATTCGCACGGACGCTTCAGATTCTCCATACAATCTTCTATTTAAATCACTCTCATTGATTCCTTTATCTCactatttcttatttatttttctgatttttattatatttctctACAATTTCTTGGAGATTCATTTCCTTCGCGATTTGGTCACCGGGTTCAGAGGCGACCCCGTCTACTTGACCTACAGCGCCTCCTCCAAGCTCTACCAATCCCTCGCTGCCAAGTGTCATGTCCTCCACGGCAG GTACCTGCCAACTCCATGGCTGTCCAGTCCTCATCTCCAGACGGCTTTCTTAACTTTTTTCGGGAGGGCACCGGATATCTCTTACAAACG ACACCTATTCCAGACTCCTGATGGTGGAACAATTGCTTTGGATTGGCTAACATATTCTGATG TTATTCAAGGTTCCACCCATGTGAATCGGGGCATTCTAAATTGTGAGAAAAATCCAATTGTGGTTGTGATTCCTGGCTTAACCAGTGATTCTGCCGCGGCT TATATAAAGCATCTTGCATTCAAGATGGCAGGACATGGCTGGAATGTCGTTGTAAGCAATCATCGTGGGCTTGGTGGCATTTCACTAACT TCTGATTGCTTCTATAATGGTGGATGGACAGAGGATCTCCGGAGAGTCATTGACTATCTACATTGTCAATATCCAGAAGTTCCTCTATATGCTGTTGGAACTAGCATCGGTGCCAATATTCTG GTAAAATATCTTGGAGAGAATGGGGTTAATACTCCTCTTGTTGGAGCTGCAGCTATCTGTAGTCCTTGGGATCTCTTG ATTTGTGACAGGTTCATCAACCGCAGGCTTGTTCAAAAATGTTATGACAGAGTGATAGCAATTGGCCTACGAGGTTTTGCACAATT GCATCAATCTACTGTGGCTCGCCTTGCTGATTGGGAAGGCATTACAAAG TCCCGTTCCATCCGGGACTTTGACAACCATGCCACTCGTGTTCTCGGAAAGTTCGAG ACTGTGGATGCCTATTACAGACATTCAAGTAGTGCTAACTTTGTGAGAAATGTATCGGTTCCTCTCCTTTGCATCAGTACCCTAGACGATCCAGTATGTACCAGAGAAGCCATTCCATGGGATGAATGCAG GGCAAATGAAAAGATTATCCTTGCTACCACGCGGCATGGTGGACACCTTGCTTTTTATGAAGGGATAACTGCTAAAAGCTTGTG GTGGGTGAGAGCTGTTAATGTGTTTCTGGATGCACTAAACACCAGCCCATATGTAAATAGAAGCACGAAG GTGCAAGAGTCTTCATCAACTGCTCCAATAGAATCTTCAGTTGATCAGGGGCCTTACATAAATGTTGCGGAAGATGGAATGGTGGCTGCTGTGGGCACTATGGCTTCAGAGAAGGTAGTAGAAGACACACCAAGTGAGCCCGTTACTCAAATTAAGAAAGATGAGGACACCAATTTAGACACCAATTCCATGACAGAGGAAACTCTTCCTGGTATTTATGGCACACAGTCATCAAACCAAAATGTCGATGATCTAATTGTTCCAATAAGAAGACGCATGGATCAACTTTCGCGGCACAGCAGGATTTCTATCTGGTTACTAGTATGTATTGCCATCACAACCACTTGGCCGCTGGTAGGCTCTGCTCTTATATTGTTCCTCAGAAGAAAGTTCAAAAGCTTCACACCCATGGCGTTGCTCAGAAGTTAG
- the LOC102613824 gene encoding uncharacterized protein LOC102613824: MDFTEELKSQFPIGKFLKPPLLQSSESIQGPLFFNPNPETLTLLSSSKTLCPHSLFSPPPRLTLSRFLSTSSSSLLPSTSTSIASQFGDVGTHQHPDGSLSDQDYNRLRLLYCPLNNTAIAFFPTGDNNDQLGFLVISAKGSRFDVLSDEDDAVFMVLNQLNGRIRGILVNPVEEFDSAFQGNSLVNVGYLLAFTMYSVHWFSVKVSKASESTTKPVVSYLGFKLFKTCSVVGACWSPHLPEESVVLLQSGDLFMFDVNARESKGKRLRVSWTDDDLSSSQSCAWLGVEFSWHPRILIVARMDAVFLVDFRCDDCNVSLLAKIDMLNLYAPVEKELFHTFSKVDSDGFHFVLASDSLLVLCDVRRPLMPVLQWAHGLDKPCYIDSFRLSELRSNSRDNRFEWANESGFGIILGSFSNCEFSLFCYGPSVPGQGGPFASEISKIFKSLYAWELPSGLLLSGCDCQCGSCLMREEFSKDALPVWIDWHQKKDIVLGFGILDSNLSALFHEADEFGGFTLIRLMSSGKLEAQRYCASWDPIKKFEPAHGASMLHFENDLLCCMGGMDYRFRKTFKYLKFDYLSAHLGGNLTELLDSKMKNSFDGLQQKCSLSIEFHEILCEKLNVCGFSRFRTSPDISIVFGDISLPSSVCEVALKRIWACLPMELLQLAFSRYAEILEVCSDEKASLEFSVVPDLPQLPPFFLRKHFCRSSKWSQKFQRSDAIVGPVLPLPILVTLHELHNGCPYSQEVGKFSSEEELNIRCDEVMQVASEMAVSDSAAKSHNDHAVSLADDRDDLWVDSQKSTPFIWYNPTAFECTTRDDNRAFKDTVFSNFISKVPEQPSSPKDKADGIALNLFDDLCPIALKYDDCTTNITPPELKTFNVLKRQFSRWQDGFSPYRDFCTRFNLKKQRK, translated from the coding sequence ATGGATTTCACAGAAGAATTGAAGTCCCAGTTCCCAATAGGTAAGTTCTTAAAGCCACCACTTCTCCAGTCATCAGAATCAATACAGGGCCCACTCTTCTTCAATCCAAACCCAGAAACCCTAACCCTCCTCTCCTCCTCCAAAACCCTTTGCCCCCACTCTCTCTTTTCGCCGCCCCCCAGACTCACTCTCTCTAGATTCCTCTCCACTTCCTCCTCTTCGTTGCTTCcctccacctccacctccATCGCCTCCCAATTCGGCGATGTTGGGACCCACCAACACCCTGATGGCTCTCTTTCCGATCAGGATTACAACCGCCTTCGGCTTCTTTACTGCCCGCTTAATAACACTGCCATTGCCTTCTTCCCCACTGGTGACAACAATGACCAACTGGGGTTCTTGGTAATTTCAGCCAAAGGCTCCCGTTTTGATGTCCTGTCCGATGAAGACGACGCCGTTTTCATGGTTTTAAACCAGCTCAACGGTCGAATTCGCGGGATTCTGGTGAACCCAGTTGAGGAGTTTGATTCGGCTTTCCAAGGTAATTCTTTGGTCAATGTTGGTTATTTGTTGGCTTTTACCATGTACTCAGTTCATTGGTTTAGTGTCAAGGTTAGTAAAGCTAGTGAAAGCACTACAAAGCCTGTTGTGAGTTACTTGGGTTTTAAGTTGTTTAAAACTTGCTCTGTTGTGGGTGCTTGCTGGAGCCCTCATTTGCCTGAGGAGAGTGTGGTTCTGTTGCAAAGCGGTGATTTGTTTATGTTTGACGTGAATGCTCGGGAATCGAAAGGGAAGAGATTGAGAGTGTCGTGGACTGATGATGATTTGAGTAGTTCCCAGAGTTGTGCATGGTTGGGTGTTGAGTTCAGTTGGCACCCTCGGATTCTGATTGTTGCACGGATGGATGCTgtttttttggttgattttaGGTGTGATGACTGTAATGTTAGTTTGTTAGCGAAGATTGATATGTTGAATTTGTACGCACCGGTTGAAAAGGAGCTGTTCCATACATTTTCTAAAGTGGATTCTGAtggttttcattttgttttggctTCCGACAGTTTGTTGGTTCTCTGCGATGTGCGTAGGCCTTTGATGCCAGTACTGCAGTGGGCTCATGGTCTTGATAAACCCTGCTATATTGACTCTTTTCGGTTGTCTGAACTAAGGTCAAATTCGAGAGACAATAGGTTTGAATGGGCTAATGAATCAGGTTTTGGCATCATATTGGGGTCCTTTTCGAATTGTGAATTTAGTCTTTTCTGTTATGGACCTTCTGTACCTGGTCAGGGAGGTCCTTTTGcttcagaaatttcaaaaattttcaagtctCTTTATGCGTGGGAGCTCCCTTCAGGTTTATTATTGTCAGGATGTGATTGTCAGTGTGGAAGTTGTCTCATGAGAGAAGAGTTCTCAAAAGATGCTCTTCCTGTATGGATTGATTGGCATCAGAAGAAAGACATTGTTCTTGGTTTTGGCATATTAGACAGCAATCTTTCTGCCCTCTTCCATGAGGCAGATGAATTTGGTGGGTTTACTCTGATTAGGCTCATGTCATCTGGGAAACTTGAAGCGCAGAGATATTGTGCATCATGGGatccaattaaaaaatttgaaccaGCCCATGGGGCTTCGATGCTGCATTTTGAAAATGACTTGCTGTGTTGTATGGGAGGCATGGATTACAGATTTCGTAAAACATTCAAGTACCTTAAATTTGACTATCTTTCTGCACATTTAGGTGGTAATCTTACTGAACTTTTGGAttccaaaatgaaaaactcTTTCGATGGTCTTCAACAGAAGTGCTCTCTTAGTATAGAATTTCACGAAATTTTGTGTGAGAAGTTGAACGTTTGTGGATTCAGTCGATTTAGAACATCGCCTGACATTTCTATTGTTTTTGGTGACATAAGCTTGCCGTCGAGTGTTTGTGAGGTTGCTTTGAAGAGAATATGGGCATGCTTGCCGATGGAACTACTACAACTTGCATTTTCCCGCTATGCTGAAATTCTTGAAGTGTGTTCGGATGAGAAAGCATCTTTGGAGTTTTCAGTTGTCCCAGACCTACCCCAGTTGCCGCCTTTCTTCTTAAGGAAGCATTTCTGCCGTAGCAGTAAGTGGTCGCAGAAATTTCAACGTAGTGATGCCATTGTGGGTCCTGTTCTTCCTCTTCCTATTCTTGTTACGCTTCACGAATTACACAATGGCTGTCCATATTCACAAGAGGTAGGCAAATTCTCGTCAGAGGAGGAACTTAACATTCGGTGCGATGAAGTTATGCAAGTGGCTAGTGAAATGGCCGTGTCAGATTCTGCCGCTAAGTCTCACAATGATCATGCTGTCTCTCTTGCCGATGACAGGGACGATCTGTGGGTTGACTCTCAAAAATCAACACCTTTCATCTGGTACAATCCAACTGCGTTTGAGTGCACCACGAGGGATGATAACCGTGCTTTTAAGGATACtgtattttctaattttatttcaaaagtGCCCGAGCAGCCGTCATCTCCTAAAGACAAGGCGGATGGCATTGCGCTAAATCTGTTTGATGATCTTTGCCCCATTGCTCTGAAGTATGATGATTGTACTACGAATATTACACCTCCTGAACTGAAGACTTTCAATGTACTTAAGAGGCAGTTCTCGAGATGGCAAGACGGTTTCTCTCCTTACCGGGATTTTTGCACTCGGTTCAATCTAAAAAAGCAACGTAAATGA
- the LOC102613527 gene encoding embryogenesis-associated protein EMB8-like isoform X2 — MIRHLFQTPDGGTIALDWLTYSDVIQGSTHVNRGILNCEKNPIVVVIPGLTSDSAAAYIKHLAFKMAGHGWNVVVSNHRGLGGISLTSDCFYNGGWTEDLRRVIDYLHCQYPEVPLYAVGTSIGANILVKYLGENGVNTPLVGAAAICSPWDLLICDRFINRRLVQKCYDRVIAIGLRGFAQLHQSTVARLADWEGITKSRSIRDFDNHATRVLGKFETVDAYYRHSSSANFVRNVSVPLLCISTLDDPVCTREAIPWDECRANEKIILATTRHGGHLAFYEGITAKSLWWVRAVNVFLDALNTSPYVNRSTKVQESSSTAPIESSVDQGPYINVAEDGMVAAVGTMASEKVVEDTPSEPVTQIKKDEDTNLDTNSMTEETLPGIYGTQSSNQNVDDLIVPIRRRMDQLSRHSRISIWLLVCIAITTTWPLVGSALILFLRRKFKSFTPMALLRS, encoded by the exons ATGATCAGACACCTATTCCAGACTCCTGATGGTGGAACAATTGCTTTGGATTGGCTAACATATTCTGATG TTATTCAAGGTTCCACCCATGTGAATCGGGGCATTCTAAATTGTGAGAAAAATCCAATTGTGGTTGTGATTCCTGGCTTAACCAGTGATTCTGCCGCGGCT TATATAAAGCATCTTGCATTCAAGATGGCAGGACATGGCTGGAATGTCGTTGTAAGCAATCATCGTGGGCTTGGTGGCATTTCACTAACT TCTGATTGCTTCTATAATGGTGGATGGACAGAGGATCTCCGGAGAGTCATTGACTATCTACATTGTCAATATCCAGAAGTTCCTCTATATGCTGTTGGAACTAGCATCGGTGCCAATATTCTG GTAAAATATCTTGGAGAGAATGGGGTTAATACTCCTCTTGTTGGAGCTGCAGCTATCTGTAGTCCTTGGGATCTCTTG ATTTGTGACAGGTTCATCAACCGCAGGCTTGTTCAAAAATGTTATGACAGAGTGATAGCAATTGGCCTACGAGGTTTTGCACAATT GCATCAATCTACTGTGGCTCGCCTTGCTGATTGGGAAGGCATTACAAAG TCCCGTTCCATCCGGGACTTTGACAACCATGCCACTCGTGTTCTCGGAAAGTTCGAG ACTGTGGATGCCTATTACAGACATTCAAGTAGTGCTAACTTTGTGAGAAATGTATCGGTTCCTCTCCTTTGCATCAGTACCCTAGACGATCCAGTATGTACCAGAGAAGCCATTCCATGGGATGAATGCAG GGCAAATGAAAAGATTATCCTTGCTACCACGCGGCATGGTGGACACCTTGCTTTTTATGAAGGGATAACTGCTAAAAGCTTGTG GTGGGTGAGAGCTGTTAATGTGTTTCTGGATGCACTAAACACCAGCCCATATGTAAATAGAAGCACGAAG GTGCAAGAGTCTTCATCAACTGCTCCAATAGAATCTTCAGTTGATCAGGGGCCTTACATAAATGTTGCGGAAGATGGAATGGTGGCTGCTGTGGGCACTATGGCTTCAGAGAAGGTAGTAGAAGACACACCAAGTGAGCCCGTTACTCAAATTAAGAAAGATGAGGACACCAATTTAGACACCAATTCCATGACAGAGGAAACTCTTCCTGGTATTTATGGCACACAGTCATCAAACCAAAATGTCGATGATCTAATTGTTCCAATAAGAAGACGCATGGATCAACTTTCGCGGCACAGCAGGATTTCTATCTGGTTACTAGTATGTATTGCCATCACAACCACTTGGCCGCTGGTAGGCTCTGCTCTTATATTGTTCCTCAGAAGAAAGTTCAAAAGCTTCACACCCATGGCGTTGCTCAGAAGTTAG